In Sander lucioperca isolate FBNREF2018 chromosome 12, SLUC_FBN_1.2, whole genome shotgun sequence, one DNA window encodes the following:
- the LOC116043484 gene encoding rap1 GTPase-activating protein 1 isoform X2, which yields MPQRKRSFTFGAYGGVDKTFSKARSIWKQDGSDPRISATLEPQLFQPTLPYTTSPFHKTPDLFAMIEKIQGKRMDEQRCTFPPPLKTEEDYIPYPSVHEVLGRKSPFPLILLPQFGGYWIEGTNHEMSDTVETEQPQPQSPNTRTKLECNTTATIFRKHFLGKEHFNYYSVDSALGHLVFSLKYDVIGDQEHLRLMLRTKLKTYHDVIPISCLTEFPNVVQMAKLVCEEVNVDRFFPVLYPKASRLIVTFDEHVISNNFKFGVIYQKFGQTSEEELFGNSEESPAFVEFLEFLGEKIELHNFKGFRGGLDVTHGQTGAESVYCNYRNKEVMFHVSTKLPYTDGDTQQLQRKRHIGNDIVAILFQEENTPFVPDMIASNFLHAYIVVQVVNPCSDNVLYKVSVTARDDVPFFGPALPNPAVFKKSPEFHEFLFMKLINAEYACCKAEKFSKLEERTRSALLETLYEELHVNSQAMMGVGGDDDKLENGSAGGGGFFESFKRVIRSRSQSMDATGLTFKKPHTFSTSFNSSFNHEPAESPKYPGISLLVPGKSPSKYGRRGSAIGIGTVEESLIVPGKSPTRKKSGPFSSRRSSAIGIENIQEVHEKSQESSPNTQKTPDSGHVSQDPKSDNSSNQSSPEALTTTKNRAPSIPEGHDLSRSSSNASSFASVVEENETEATEDYDTGMESLSSAGTPHKRDSFTYNTWLEDNISSTCTSSHGSTPGPGKPERGKGTDVRIKLERPHDHQSSSNC from the exons ACTCCAGATTTATTTGCAATGATTGAAAAGATACAG gGCAAAAGGATGGATGAGCAGAGGTGCACCTTTCCTCCCCCACTCAAG ACAGAGGAGGACTACATTCCATACCCAAGTGTCCATGAG GTGTTGGGCAGAAAAAGCCCCtttcctctcatcctcctcccGCAGTTTGGGGGTTACTGGATCGAGGGGACTAACCATGAGATGAGTGACACAGTGGAAACAGAACAGCCGCAGCCTCAGTCTCCGAACACCCGCACCAAGCTGGAATGTAACACAACAGCTACGATCTTCCGGAAACACTTCCTGGGAAAG GAACACTTTAATTACTATTCAGTGGACAGCGCCCTTGGACATCTGGTGTTCTCTCTAAAGTATGATGTTATTGGTGACCAGGAACATCTCCGTCTGATGCTCAG GACCAAGCTGAAAACCTACCATGATGTGATCCCCATTTCCTGTCTGACAGAGTTTCCCAATGTGGTCCAAATGGCCAAG CTCGTCTGTGAAGAGGTCAATGTGGACCGCTTTTTTCCTGTCCTTTATCCAAAA gcttCAAGACTTATTGTCACTTTCGATGAACATGTGATAAGCAACAATTTCAAGTTTGGGGTCATTTATCAAAAGTTTGGACAG ACTTCAGAGGAAGAGCTGTTTGGCAACAGTGAAGAGAGTCCTGCCTTTGTAGAATTCCTGGAGTTTCTAGGAGAGAAAATTGAGCTGcacaactttaaagg TTTCCGCGGAGGGTTAGACGTGACTCACGGGCAGACTGGCGCGGAATCTGTCTACTGCAACTACCGTAACAAAGAGGTCATGTTCCACGTGTCCACAAAGCTGCCTTACACAGATGGGGACACCCAGCAG TTGCAGAGAAAGAGGCACATAGGAAACGACATTGTGGCCATCTTATTCCAAGAGGAAAACACTCCCTTTGTACCAGACATGATCGCCTCCAACTTTCTCCATGCCTACATTGTGGTCCAAGTAGTCAACCCCTGCTCTGACAATGTTCTCTACAAG GTGTCAGTGACAGCACGGGATGATGTACCTTTCTTTGGCCCGGCACTCCCAAACCCTGCTGTCTTTAAAAAA AGCCCTGAATTTCATGAATTCCTTTTTATGAAGCTCATCAATGCAGAGTATGCCTGCTGCAAAGCCGAGAAATTTTCCAAATTAGAG gaacGAACGAGGTCGGCCTTGTTAGAGACCCTTTATGAGGAGCTCCATGTGAACAGTCAGGCCATGATGGGTGTCGGAGGAGACGACGACAAACTGGAAAATGGCAGTGCAGGAGGAGGGGGCTTCTTTGAGTCCTTCAAG CGGGTGATCCGCAGCAGGAGCCAGTCTATGGATGCCACGGGTCTTACTTTCAAGAAGCCGCACACATTCTCCACTAGCTTCAACAGCAGCTTTAACCACGAGCCCGCAGAGAGCCCCAAATACCCAGGGATA TCATTGCTTGTCCCAGGCAAAAGTCCCAGTAAATATGGACGTCGAGGCAGTGCCATAGGGATAGGAACAGTAGAAGAG TCTTTGATTGTCCCAGGGAAAAGCCCAACCAGGAAAAAGTCTGGTCCTTTCAGCTCCAGGCGAAGCAGTGCCATCGGTATTGAAAACATCCAAGAAGTCCATGAGAAGAG TCAAGAAAGCTCCCCAAATACCCAGAAGACCCCTGACAGCGGTCACGTCTCTCAAGACCCCAAATCTGACAACTCGTCCAATCAGAGCTCCCCCGAGGCTCTTACAACCACCAAGAACAG GGCCCCATCCATCCCCGAGGGTCATGACCTCTCCCGCTCCTCCTCCAACGCTAGTAGCTTCGCCAGTGTGGTGGAGGAGAACGAGACAGAGGCCACAGAGGACTATGACACAGGCATG GAGAGTCTGTCGTCTGCCGGGACGCCACACAAGCGAGACTCCTTCACCTACAACACCTGGCTAGAGGACAACATCAGCAGCACCTGTACCAGCAGTCATGGTAGCACCCCAG GGCCTGGAAAACCTGAACGAGGGAAGGGGACGGATGTCCGTATCAAACTGGAACGACCACACGACCATCAGTCCTCATCA AACTGTTAA
- the LOC116043484 gene encoding rap1 GTPase-activating protein 1 isoform X1 has translation MPQRKRSFTFGAYGGVDKTFSKARSIWKQDGSDPRISATLEPQLFQPTLPYTTSPFHKTPDLFAMIEKIQGKRMDEQRCTFPPPLKTEEDYIPYPSVHEVLGRKSPFPLILLPQFGGYWIEGTNHEMSDTVETEQPQPQSPNTRTKLECNTTATIFRKHFLGKEHFNYYSVDSALGHLVFSLKYDVIGDQEHLRLMLRTKLKTYHDVIPISCLTEFPNVVQMAKLVCEEVNVDRFFPVLYPKASRLIVTFDEHVISNNFKFGVIYQKFGQTSEEELFGNSEESPAFVEFLEFLGEKIELHNFKGFRGGLDVTHGQTGAESVYCNYRNKEVMFHVSTKLPYTDGDTQQLQRKRHIGNDIVAILFQEENTPFVPDMIASNFLHAYIVVQVVNPCSDNVLYKVSVTARDDVPFFGPALPNPAVFKKSPEFHEFLFMKLINAEYACCKAEKFSKLEERTRSALLETLYEELHVNSQAMMGVGGDDDKLENGSAGGGGFFESFKRVIRSRSQSMDATGLTFKKPHTFSTSFNSSFNHEPAESPKYPGISLLVPGKSPSKYGRRGSAIGIGTVEESLIVPGKSPTRKKSGPFSSRRSSAIGIENIQEVHEKSQESSPNTQKTPDSGHVSQDPKSDNSSNQSSPEALTTTKNSSYLGGRAPSIPEGHDLSRSSSNASSFASVVEENETEATEDYDTGMESLSSAGTPHKRDSFTYNTWLEDNISSTCTSSHGSTPGPGKPERGKGTDVRIKLERPHDHQSSSNC, from the exons ACTCCAGATTTATTTGCAATGATTGAAAAGATACAG gGCAAAAGGATGGATGAGCAGAGGTGCACCTTTCCTCCCCCACTCAAG ACAGAGGAGGACTACATTCCATACCCAAGTGTCCATGAG GTGTTGGGCAGAAAAAGCCCCtttcctctcatcctcctcccGCAGTTTGGGGGTTACTGGATCGAGGGGACTAACCATGAGATGAGTGACACAGTGGAAACAGAACAGCCGCAGCCTCAGTCTCCGAACACCCGCACCAAGCTGGAATGTAACACAACAGCTACGATCTTCCGGAAACACTTCCTGGGAAAG GAACACTTTAATTACTATTCAGTGGACAGCGCCCTTGGACATCTGGTGTTCTCTCTAAAGTATGATGTTATTGGTGACCAGGAACATCTCCGTCTGATGCTCAG GACCAAGCTGAAAACCTACCATGATGTGATCCCCATTTCCTGTCTGACAGAGTTTCCCAATGTGGTCCAAATGGCCAAG CTCGTCTGTGAAGAGGTCAATGTGGACCGCTTTTTTCCTGTCCTTTATCCAAAA gcttCAAGACTTATTGTCACTTTCGATGAACATGTGATAAGCAACAATTTCAAGTTTGGGGTCATTTATCAAAAGTTTGGACAG ACTTCAGAGGAAGAGCTGTTTGGCAACAGTGAAGAGAGTCCTGCCTTTGTAGAATTCCTGGAGTTTCTAGGAGAGAAAATTGAGCTGcacaactttaaagg TTTCCGCGGAGGGTTAGACGTGACTCACGGGCAGACTGGCGCGGAATCTGTCTACTGCAACTACCGTAACAAAGAGGTCATGTTCCACGTGTCCACAAAGCTGCCTTACACAGATGGGGACACCCAGCAG TTGCAGAGAAAGAGGCACATAGGAAACGACATTGTGGCCATCTTATTCCAAGAGGAAAACACTCCCTTTGTACCAGACATGATCGCCTCCAACTTTCTCCATGCCTACATTGTGGTCCAAGTAGTCAACCCCTGCTCTGACAATGTTCTCTACAAG GTGTCAGTGACAGCACGGGATGATGTACCTTTCTTTGGCCCGGCACTCCCAAACCCTGCTGTCTTTAAAAAA AGCCCTGAATTTCATGAATTCCTTTTTATGAAGCTCATCAATGCAGAGTATGCCTGCTGCAAAGCCGAGAAATTTTCCAAATTAGAG gaacGAACGAGGTCGGCCTTGTTAGAGACCCTTTATGAGGAGCTCCATGTGAACAGTCAGGCCATGATGGGTGTCGGAGGAGACGACGACAAACTGGAAAATGGCAGTGCAGGAGGAGGGGGCTTCTTTGAGTCCTTCAAG CGGGTGATCCGCAGCAGGAGCCAGTCTATGGATGCCACGGGTCTTACTTTCAAGAAGCCGCACACATTCTCCACTAGCTTCAACAGCAGCTTTAACCACGAGCCCGCAGAGAGCCCCAAATACCCAGGGATA TCATTGCTTGTCCCAGGCAAAAGTCCCAGTAAATATGGACGTCGAGGCAGTGCCATAGGGATAGGAACAGTAGAAGAG TCTTTGATTGTCCCAGGGAAAAGCCCAACCAGGAAAAAGTCTGGTCCTTTCAGCTCCAGGCGAAGCAGTGCCATCGGTATTGAAAACATCCAAGAAGTCCATGAGAAGAG TCAAGAAAGCTCCCCAAATACCCAGAAGACCCCTGACAGCGGTCACGTCTCTCAAGACCCCAAATCTGACAACTCGTCCAATCAGAGCTCCCCCGAGGCTCTTACAACCACCAAGAACAG TTCTTATCTCGGTGGCAGGGCCCCATCCATCCCCGAGGGTCATGACCTCTCCCGCTCCTCCTCCAACGCTAGTAGCTTCGCCAGTGTGGTGGAGGAGAACGAGACAGAGGCCACAGAGGACTATGACACAGGCATG GAGAGTCTGTCGTCTGCCGGGACGCCACACAAGCGAGACTCCTTCACCTACAACACCTGGCTAGAGGACAACATCAGCAGCACCTGTACCAGCAGTCATGGTAGCACCCCAG GGCCTGGAAAACCTGAACGAGGGAAGGGGACGGATGTCCGTATCAAACTGGAACGACCACACGACCATCAGTCCTCATCA AACTGTTAA
- the LOC116043484 gene encoding rap1 GTPase-activating protein 1 isoform X7: MPQRKRSFTFGAYGGKQDGSDPRISATLEPQLFQPTLPYTTSPFHKGKRMDEQRCTFPPPLKTEEDYIPYPSVHEVLGRKSPFPLILLPQFGGYWIEGTNHEMSDTVETEQPQPQSPNTRTKLECNTTATIFRKHFLGKEHFNYYSVDSALGHLVFSLKYDVIGDQEHLRLMLRTKLKTYHDVIPISCLTEFPNVVQMAKLVCEEVNVDRFFPVLYPKASRLIVTFDEHVISNNFKFGVIYQKFGQTSEEELFGNSEESPAFVEFLEFLGEKIELHNFKGFRGGLDVTHGQTGAESVYCNYRNKEVMFHVSTKLPYTDGDTQQLQRKRHIGNDIVAILFQEENTPFVPDMIASNFLHAYIVVQVVNPCSDNVLYKVSVTARDDVPFFGPALPNPAVFKKSPEFHEFLFMKLINAEYACCKAEKFSKLEERTRSALLETLYEELHVNSQAMMGVGGDDDKLENGSAGGGGFFESFKRVIRSRSQSMDATGLTFKKPHTFSTSFNSSFNHEPAESPKYPGISLLVPGKSPSKYGRRGSAIGIGTVEESLIVPGKSPTRKKSGPFSSRRSSAIGIENIQEVHEKSQESSPNTQKTPDSGHVSQDPKSDNSSNQSSPEALTTTKNSSYLGGRAPSIPEGHDLSRSSSNASSFASVVEENETEATEDYDTGMESLSSAGTPHKRDSFTYNTWLEDNISSTCTSSHGSTPGPGKPERGKGTDVRIKLERPHDHQSSSNC, encoded by the exons gGCAAAAGGATGGATGAGCAGAGGTGCACCTTTCCTCCCCCACTCAAG ACAGAGGAGGACTACATTCCATACCCAAGTGTCCATGAG GTGTTGGGCAGAAAAAGCCCCtttcctctcatcctcctcccGCAGTTTGGGGGTTACTGGATCGAGGGGACTAACCATGAGATGAGTGACACAGTGGAAACAGAACAGCCGCAGCCTCAGTCTCCGAACACCCGCACCAAGCTGGAATGTAACACAACAGCTACGATCTTCCGGAAACACTTCCTGGGAAAG GAACACTTTAATTACTATTCAGTGGACAGCGCCCTTGGACATCTGGTGTTCTCTCTAAAGTATGATGTTATTGGTGACCAGGAACATCTCCGTCTGATGCTCAG GACCAAGCTGAAAACCTACCATGATGTGATCCCCATTTCCTGTCTGACAGAGTTTCCCAATGTGGTCCAAATGGCCAAG CTCGTCTGTGAAGAGGTCAATGTGGACCGCTTTTTTCCTGTCCTTTATCCAAAA gcttCAAGACTTATTGTCACTTTCGATGAACATGTGATAAGCAACAATTTCAAGTTTGGGGTCATTTATCAAAAGTTTGGACAG ACTTCAGAGGAAGAGCTGTTTGGCAACAGTGAAGAGAGTCCTGCCTTTGTAGAATTCCTGGAGTTTCTAGGAGAGAAAATTGAGCTGcacaactttaaagg TTTCCGCGGAGGGTTAGACGTGACTCACGGGCAGACTGGCGCGGAATCTGTCTACTGCAACTACCGTAACAAAGAGGTCATGTTCCACGTGTCCACAAAGCTGCCTTACACAGATGGGGACACCCAGCAG TTGCAGAGAAAGAGGCACATAGGAAACGACATTGTGGCCATCTTATTCCAAGAGGAAAACACTCCCTTTGTACCAGACATGATCGCCTCCAACTTTCTCCATGCCTACATTGTGGTCCAAGTAGTCAACCCCTGCTCTGACAATGTTCTCTACAAG GTGTCAGTGACAGCACGGGATGATGTACCTTTCTTTGGCCCGGCACTCCCAAACCCTGCTGTCTTTAAAAAA AGCCCTGAATTTCATGAATTCCTTTTTATGAAGCTCATCAATGCAGAGTATGCCTGCTGCAAAGCCGAGAAATTTTCCAAATTAGAG gaacGAACGAGGTCGGCCTTGTTAGAGACCCTTTATGAGGAGCTCCATGTGAACAGTCAGGCCATGATGGGTGTCGGAGGAGACGACGACAAACTGGAAAATGGCAGTGCAGGAGGAGGGGGCTTCTTTGAGTCCTTCAAG CGGGTGATCCGCAGCAGGAGCCAGTCTATGGATGCCACGGGTCTTACTTTCAAGAAGCCGCACACATTCTCCACTAGCTTCAACAGCAGCTTTAACCACGAGCCCGCAGAGAGCCCCAAATACCCAGGGATA TCATTGCTTGTCCCAGGCAAAAGTCCCAGTAAATATGGACGTCGAGGCAGTGCCATAGGGATAGGAACAGTAGAAGAG TCTTTGATTGTCCCAGGGAAAAGCCCAACCAGGAAAAAGTCTGGTCCTTTCAGCTCCAGGCGAAGCAGTGCCATCGGTATTGAAAACATCCAAGAAGTCCATGAGAAGAG TCAAGAAAGCTCCCCAAATACCCAGAAGACCCCTGACAGCGGTCACGTCTCTCAAGACCCCAAATCTGACAACTCGTCCAATCAGAGCTCCCCCGAGGCTCTTACAACCACCAAGAACAG TTCTTATCTCGGTGGCAGGGCCCCATCCATCCCCGAGGGTCATGACCTCTCCCGCTCCTCCTCCAACGCTAGTAGCTTCGCCAGTGTGGTGGAGGAGAACGAGACAGAGGCCACAGAGGACTATGACACAGGCATG GAGAGTCTGTCGTCTGCCGGGACGCCACACAAGCGAGACTCCTTCACCTACAACACCTGGCTAGAGGACAACATCAGCAGCACCTGTACCAGCAGTCATGGTAGCACCCCAG GGCCTGGAAAACCTGAACGAGGGAAGGGGACGGATGTCCGTATCAAACTGGAACGACCACACGACCATCAGTCCTCATCA AACTGTTAA
- the LOC116043484 gene encoding rap1 GTPase-activating protein 1 isoform X10, with protein MADNHGNHFNAPMVTKAHWKKPSHTPDLFAMIEKIQGKRMDEQRCTFPPPLKTEEDYIPYPSVHEVLGRKSPFPLILLPQFGGYWIEGTNHEMSDTVETEQPQPQSPNTRTKLECNTTATIFRKHFLGKEHFNYYSVDSALGHLVFSLKYDVIGDQEHLRLMLRTKLKTYHDVIPISCLTEFPNVVQMAKLVCEEVNVDRFFPVLYPKASRLIVTFDEHVISNNFKFGVIYQKFGQTSEEELFGNSEESPAFVEFLEFLGEKIELHNFKGFRGGLDVTHGQTGAESVYCNYRNKEVMFHVSTKLPYTDGDTQQLQRKRHIGNDIVAILFQEENTPFVPDMIASNFLHAYIVVQVVNPCSDNVLYKVSVTARDDVPFFGPALPNPAVFKKSPEFHEFLFMKLINAEYACCKAEKFSKLEERTRSALLETLYEELHVNSQAMMGVGGDDDKLENGSAGGGGFFESFKRVIRSRSQSMDATGLTFKKPHTFSTSFNSSFNHEPAESPKYPGISLLVPGKSPSKYGRRGSAIGIGTVEESLIVPGKSPTRKKSGPFSSRRSSAIGIENIQEVHEKSQESSPNTQKTPDSGHVSQDPKSDNSSNQSSPEALTTTKNSSYLGGRAPSIPEGHDLSRSSSNASSFASVVEENETEATEDYDTGMESLSSAGTPHKRDSFTYNTWLEDNISSTCTSSHGSTPGPGKPERGKGTDVRIKLERPHDHQSSSNC; from the exons ATGGCTGATAATCATGGCAACCACTTCAATGCTCCAATGGTGACAAAGGCACACTGGAAGAAACCCAGCCAT ACTCCAGATTTATTTGCAATGATTGAAAAGATACAG gGCAAAAGGATGGATGAGCAGAGGTGCACCTTTCCTCCCCCACTCAAG ACAGAGGAGGACTACATTCCATACCCAAGTGTCCATGAG GTGTTGGGCAGAAAAAGCCCCtttcctctcatcctcctcccGCAGTTTGGGGGTTACTGGATCGAGGGGACTAACCATGAGATGAGTGACACAGTGGAAACAGAACAGCCGCAGCCTCAGTCTCCGAACACCCGCACCAAGCTGGAATGTAACACAACAGCTACGATCTTCCGGAAACACTTCCTGGGAAAG GAACACTTTAATTACTATTCAGTGGACAGCGCCCTTGGACATCTGGTGTTCTCTCTAAAGTATGATGTTATTGGTGACCAGGAACATCTCCGTCTGATGCTCAG GACCAAGCTGAAAACCTACCATGATGTGATCCCCATTTCCTGTCTGACAGAGTTTCCCAATGTGGTCCAAATGGCCAAG CTCGTCTGTGAAGAGGTCAATGTGGACCGCTTTTTTCCTGTCCTTTATCCAAAA gcttCAAGACTTATTGTCACTTTCGATGAACATGTGATAAGCAACAATTTCAAGTTTGGGGTCATTTATCAAAAGTTTGGACAG ACTTCAGAGGAAGAGCTGTTTGGCAACAGTGAAGAGAGTCCTGCCTTTGTAGAATTCCTGGAGTTTCTAGGAGAGAAAATTGAGCTGcacaactttaaagg TTTCCGCGGAGGGTTAGACGTGACTCACGGGCAGACTGGCGCGGAATCTGTCTACTGCAACTACCGTAACAAAGAGGTCATGTTCCACGTGTCCACAAAGCTGCCTTACACAGATGGGGACACCCAGCAG TTGCAGAGAAAGAGGCACATAGGAAACGACATTGTGGCCATCTTATTCCAAGAGGAAAACACTCCCTTTGTACCAGACATGATCGCCTCCAACTTTCTCCATGCCTACATTGTGGTCCAAGTAGTCAACCCCTGCTCTGACAATGTTCTCTACAAG GTGTCAGTGACAGCACGGGATGATGTACCTTTCTTTGGCCCGGCACTCCCAAACCCTGCTGTCTTTAAAAAA AGCCCTGAATTTCATGAATTCCTTTTTATGAAGCTCATCAATGCAGAGTATGCCTGCTGCAAAGCCGAGAAATTTTCCAAATTAGAG gaacGAACGAGGTCGGCCTTGTTAGAGACCCTTTATGAGGAGCTCCATGTGAACAGTCAGGCCATGATGGGTGTCGGAGGAGACGACGACAAACTGGAAAATGGCAGTGCAGGAGGAGGGGGCTTCTTTGAGTCCTTCAAG CGGGTGATCCGCAGCAGGAGCCAGTCTATGGATGCCACGGGTCTTACTTTCAAGAAGCCGCACACATTCTCCACTAGCTTCAACAGCAGCTTTAACCACGAGCCCGCAGAGAGCCCCAAATACCCAGGGATA TCATTGCTTGTCCCAGGCAAAAGTCCCAGTAAATATGGACGTCGAGGCAGTGCCATAGGGATAGGAACAGTAGAAGAG TCTTTGATTGTCCCAGGGAAAAGCCCAACCAGGAAAAAGTCTGGTCCTTTCAGCTCCAGGCGAAGCAGTGCCATCGGTATTGAAAACATCCAAGAAGTCCATGAGAAGAG TCAAGAAAGCTCCCCAAATACCCAGAAGACCCCTGACAGCGGTCACGTCTCTCAAGACCCCAAATCTGACAACTCGTCCAATCAGAGCTCCCCCGAGGCTCTTACAACCACCAAGAACAG TTCTTATCTCGGTGGCAGGGCCCCATCCATCCCCGAGGGTCATGACCTCTCCCGCTCCTCCTCCAACGCTAGTAGCTTCGCCAGTGTGGTGGAGGAGAACGAGACAGAGGCCACAGAGGACTATGACACAGGCATG GAGAGTCTGTCGTCTGCCGGGACGCCACACAAGCGAGACTCCTTCACCTACAACACCTGGCTAGAGGACAACATCAGCAGCACCTGTACCAGCAGTCATGGTAGCACCCCAG GGCCTGGAAAACCTGAACGAGGGAAGGGGACGGATGTCCGTATCAAACTGGAACGACCACACGACCATCAGTCCTCATCA AACTGTTAA
- the LOC116043484 gene encoding rap1 GTPase-activating protein 1 isoform X15: MDEQRCTFPPPLKTEEDYIPYPSVHEVLGRKSPFPLILLPQFGGYWIEGTNHEMSDTVETEQPQPQSPNTRTKLECNTTATIFRKHFLGKEHFNYYSVDSALGHLVFSLKYDVIGDQEHLRLMLRTKLKTYHDVIPISCLTEFPNVVQMAKLVCEEVNVDRFFPVLYPKASRLIVTFDEHVISNNFKFGVIYQKFGQTSEEELFGNSEESPAFVEFLEFLGEKIELHNFKGFRGGLDVTHGQTGAESVYCNYRNKEVMFHVSTKLPYTDGDTQQLQRKRHIGNDIVAILFQEENTPFVPDMIASNFLHAYIVVQVVNPCSDNVLYKVSVTARDDVPFFGPALPNPAVFKKSPEFHEFLFMKLINAEYACCKAEKFSKLEERTRSALLETLYEELHVNSQAMMGVGGDDDKLENGSAGGGGFFESFKRVIRSRSQSMDATGLTFKKPHTFSTSFNSSFNHEPAESPKYPGISLLVPGKSPSKYGRRGSAIGIGTVEESLIVPGKSPTRKKSGPFSSRRSSAIGIENIQEVHEKSQESSPNTQKTPDSGHVSQDPKSDNSSNQSSPEALTTTKNSSYLGGRAPSIPEGHDLSRSSSNASSFASVVEENETEATEDYDTGMESLSSAGTPHKRDSFTYNTWLEDNISSTCTSSHGSTPGPGKPERGKGTDVRIKLERPHDHQSSSNC; encoded by the exons ATGGATGAGCAGAGGTGCACCTTTCCTCCCCCACTCAAG ACAGAGGAGGACTACATTCCATACCCAAGTGTCCATGAG GTGTTGGGCAGAAAAAGCCCCtttcctctcatcctcctcccGCAGTTTGGGGGTTACTGGATCGAGGGGACTAACCATGAGATGAGTGACACAGTGGAAACAGAACAGCCGCAGCCTCAGTCTCCGAACACCCGCACCAAGCTGGAATGTAACACAACAGCTACGATCTTCCGGAAACACTTCCTGGGAAAG GAACACTTTAATTACTATTCAGTGGACAGCGCCCTTGGACATCTGGTGTTCTCTCTAAAGTATGATGTTATTGGTGACCAGGAACATCTCCGTCTGATGCTCAG GACCAAGCTGAAAACCTACCATGATGTGATCCCCATTTCCTGTCTGACAGAGTTTCCCAATGTGGTCCAAATGGCCAAG CTCGTCTGTGAAGAGGTCAATGTGGACCGCTTTTTTCCTGTCCTTTATCCAAAA gcttCAAGACTTATTGTCACTTTCGATGAACATGTGATAAGCAACAATTTCAAGTTTGGGGTCATTTATCAAAAGTTTGGACAG ACTTCAGAGGAAGAGCTGTTTGGCAACAGTGAAGAGAGTCCTGCCTTTGTAGAATTCCTGGAGTTTCTAGGAGAGAAAATTGAGCTGcacaactttaaagg TTTCCGCGGAGGGTTAGACGTGACTCACGGGCAGACTGGCGCGGAATCTGTCTACTGCAACTACCGTAACAAAGAGGTCATGTTCCACGTGTCCACAAAGCTGCCTTACACAGATGGGGACACCCAGCAG TTGCAGAGAAAGAGGCACATAGGAAACGACATTGTGGCCATCTTATTCCAAGAGGAAAACACTCCCTTTGTACCAGACATGATCGCCTCCAACTTTCTCCATGCCTACATTGTGGTCCAAGTAGTCAACCCCTGCTCTGACAATGTTCTCTACAAG GTGTCAGTGACAGCACGGGATGATGTACCTTTCTTTGGCCCGGCACTCCCAAACCCTGCTGTCTTTAAAAAA AGCCCTGAATTTCATGAATTCCTTTTTATGAAGCTCATCAATGCAGAGTATGCCTGCTGCAAAGCCGAGAAATTTTCCAAATTAGAG gaacGAACGAGGTCGGCCTTGTTAGAGACCCTTTATGAGGAGCTCCATGTGAACAGTCAGGCCATGATGGGTGTCGGAGGAGACGACGACAAACTGGAAAATGGCAGTGCAGGAGGAGGGGGCTTCTTTGAGTCCTTCAAG CGGGTGATCCGCAGCAGGAGCCAGTCTATGGATGCCACGGGTCTTACTTTCAAGAAGCCGCACACATTCTCCACTAGCTTCAACAGCAGCTTTAACCACGAGCCCGCAGAGAGCCCCAAATACCCAGGGATA TCATTGCTTGTCCCAGGCAAAAGTCCCAGTAAATATGGACGTCGAGGCAGTGCCATAGGGATAGGAACAGTAGAAGAG TCTTTGATTGTCCCAGGGAAAAGCCCAACCAGGAAAAAGTCTGGTCCTTTCAGCTCCAGGCGAAGCAGTGCCATCGGTATTGAAAACATCCAAGAAGTCCATGAGAAGAG TCAAGAAAGCTCCCCAAATACCCAGAAGACCCCTGACAGCGGTCACGTCTCTCAAGACCCCAAATCTGACAACTCGTCCAATCAGAGCTCCCCCGAGGCTCTTACAACCACCAAGAACAG TTCTTATCTCGGTGGCAGGGCCCCATCCATCCCCGAGGGTCATGACCTCTCCCGCTCCTCCTCCAACGCTAGTAGCTTCGCCAGTGTGGTGGAGGAGAACGAGACAGAGGCCACAGAGGACTATGACACAGGCATG GAGAGTCTGTCGTCTGCCGGGACGCCACACAAGCGAGACTCCTTCACCTACAACACCTGGCTAGAGGACAACATCAGCAGCACCTGTACCAGCAGTCATGGTAGCACCCCAG GGCCTGGAAAACCTGAACGAGGGAAGGGGACGGATGTCCGTATCAAACTGGAACGACCACACGACCATCAGTCCTCATCA AACTGTTAA